The Mastomys coucha isolate ucsf_1 unplaced genomic scaffold, UCSF_Mcou_1 pScaffold14, whole genome shotgun sequence genome window below encodes:
- the Sned1 gene encoding sushi, nidogen and EGF-like domain-containing protein 1 isoform X1: protein MRGGAAWSLLLAAALGLGVRGVRAAVALADFYPFGTKRGDAVTPKQDDGGSGLQPLSVPFPFFGAEHSGLYVNNNGIISFLKEVSQFTPVAFPIAKDRCVVAAFWADVDNRRAGDVYYREATDPAMLTRATEDIRQYFPELPDFSATWVFVATWYRVTFFGGSSSSPVNTFQTVLITDGRFSFTIFNYESILWTTGTHASSGGDAEGLGGIAAQAGFNAGDGHRYFNIPGSRTADMAEVETTTNVGVPGRWAFRIDDAQVRVGGCGHTTSVCLVLRPCLNGGKCIDDCVTGNPSYTCSCLAGFTGRRCHLDVNECASHPCQNGGTCTHGVNSFSCQCPAGFKGPTCELAQSPCDNKVCQNGGQCQAESSSAVCVCQAGYTGATCETDVDECSSDPCLNGGSCVDLVGNYSCICVEPFEGPQCETGSSLVPSPCLSNPCQNGGTCVDADEGYVCECPEGFMGLDCRERILNDCDCRNGGRCLGANTTLCHCPPGFFGLLCEFEVTATPCNMNTQCPDGGYCMEYGGSYLCVCHTDHNISHSLPSPCDSDPCFNGGSCDAHEDSYTCECPRGFHGRHCEKARPHLCSSGPCRNGGTCKETGDEYRCTCPYRFTGRHCEIGKPDSCASGPCHNGGTCFHYIGKYKCDCPPGFSGRHCEIAPSPCFRSPCMNGGTCEDLGTDFSCHCHPGYTGHRCQAEVDCGHPEEVKHATMRFNGTRMGSVALYTCSPGFSLSALSHMRVCQPQGVWSQPPQCIEVDECRSQPCLHGGSCQDLVAGYQCLCSPGYEGVHCELETDECQAQPCRNGGACRDLPGAFICQCPEGFVGIHCETEVDACASSPCQHGGRCEDGGGAYLCVCPEGFFGYNCETVSDPCFSSPCGGRGYCLASNGSHSCTCKVGYTGKDCTKELLPPTALRVERVEESGVSISWSPPEGSTARQVLDGYAVTYASSDGSSRRTDFVDRSRSSHQLRALAAGRAYNISVFSVKRNTNNKNDISRPAALLTRTRPRPIEDFEVTNISATAISVQWALHRIQHATVSRVRVSILYPEASAVQSTEVDRSVDHLTFGDLLPGRRYSVRLTTLSGPGGAEYPTESLASAPLNVWTRPLPPANLTASRVTATSAHMVWDNPAPGISLEAYVINVTTSQSTKSRYIPNGKLVSYTVRDLMPGRRYQLSVTAVQSTEQGQLHSEPAHLYIITSPRDGTERRWHQGGHHSRMLRNRPAPVRLPELRLLNDHSAPETPTQPPRFSELVDGRGRVSARFGGLPSRAVTVRSQPTTPVPLKNTEAPEQVHLALQLPKNSSKDTETSPGSCSEDVCQNGGTCVPGASAHSCDCRPGFKGRHCELACEKVPRPCTRLFSETKSFPVWEGDVCHHVYKKVYKVHQDVCFKERCQSTSIKKPKQETK, encoded by the exons GTGAACAATAATGGGATCATCTCCTTCCTGAAGGAAGTTTCTCAGTTCACCCCCGTGGCCTTCCCCATCGCCAAAGACCGCTGTGTGGTAGCAGCCTTCTGGGCGGATGTGGACAACAGACGTGCAGGTGATGTCTACTACCGGGAGGCTACTGACCCAGCCATGCTGACTAGAGCCACGGAGGACATCAGACAGTACTTTCCTGAGCTCCCGGACTTCTCTGCTACCTGGGTTTTTGTTGCCACCTGGTACCGTGTGACCTTCTTTGGAGGCAGCAGCTCTTCCCCC GTCAACACGTTCCAAACTGTGCTCATCACTGACGGCCGGTTCTCCTTCACCATCTTCAACTATGAGTCCATCTTGTGGACAACAGGCACACACGCCAGCAGCGGGGGTGACGCCGAGGGCTTGGGAGGCATCGCAGCCCAG gcaGGTTTCAACGCAGGTGATGGGCACCGCTACTTCAACATCCCCGGGTCGCGCACAGCAGACATGGCTGAGGTGGAGACCACCACCAACGTGGGCGTGCCCGGCCGCTGGGCGTTTAGAATCGATGATGCCCAGGTGCGCGTGGGGGGCTGCGGCCATACAA CctctgtgtgcctggttctgcgTCCATGCCTCAATGGTGGCAAGTGCATTGATGACTGTGTCACAGGCAATCCCTCCTACACCTGCTCCTGTCTCGCTGGCTTCACAGGGCGGAGATGCCACCTGG ATGTGAACGAGTGTGCTTCCCACCCCTGTCAGAATGGTGGGACCTGTACCCATGGTGTCAACAGCTTCAGCTGCCAGTGCCCAGCCGGCTTCAAGGGACCCACCTGTGAATTGG CCCAGTCTCCATGTGACAACAAAGTATGTCAAAATGGTGGCCAGTGCCAGGCAGAGAGCAGCtctgcagtatgtgtgtgtcaggCTGGATACACTGGAGCCACCTGTGAGACAG ATGTGGATGAATGCAGCTCTGACCCATGCCTGAATGGGGGATCATGTGTGGACCTGGTTGGAAACTACAGCTGTATTTGTGTGGAGCCCTTCGAGGGACCTCAGTGTGAGACAG GAAGCTCCCTGGTGCCTTCGCCCTGCCTCTCCAACCCCTGCCAGAACGGGGGCACCTGTGTGGATGCTGATGAGGGATACGTGTGTGAATGCCCTGAAGGTTTCATGGGCTTGGACTGCAGAGAGA GAATCCTCAATGACTGTGATTGCCGGAATGGAGGCAGATGCCTGGGTGCCAATACCACGCTCTGCCACTGTCCTCCAGGCTTCTTTGGGCTTCTCTGTGAATTTG AAGTCACAGCCACGCCCTGCAACATGAACACGCAATGCCCAGATGGAGGCTACTGCATGGAGTATGGCGGAAGCTACCTATGTGTCTGCCACACAGACCATAACATCAGCCACT CTCTGCCATCGCCCTGCGACTCAGACCCTTGCTTTAATGGAGGTTCCTGTGACGCCCACGAGGACTCCTACACGTGCGAGTGTCCTCGTGGATTCCACGGAAGGCACTGCGAGAAAG CCCGGCCACACCTGTGCAGCTCAGGGCCCTGCCGGAATGGAGGCACATGCAAGGAGACGGGCGACGAATACCGCTGTACCTGCCCATATCGATTCACTGGGAGACACTGTGAGATTG gaaagccagactCCTGTGCCTCTGGCCCCTGTCACAATGGTGGTACTTGTTTCCACTACATTGGCAAATACAAGTGTGATTGCCCTCCAGGCTTCTCTGGACGTCACTGTGAGATAG CCCCTTCACCCTGCTTCCGGAGCCCATGTATGAATGGAGGTACCTGTGAGGATCTAGGAACAGATTTCTCCTGCCACTGCCATCCAGGGTATACAGGGCACCGGTGTCAGGCAG AGGTGGACTGTGGTCACCCTGAGGAGGTGAAGCATGCTACCATGCGCTTCAACGGAACTCGCATGGGCTCAGTGGCCCTGTACACATGTAGCCCCGGCTTCAGCCTGAGTGCCCTCAGCCATATGCGTGTCTGTCAGCCACAAGGTGTCTGGAGCCAGCCTCCCCAGTGCATTG AAGTAGATGAGTGCCGGTCTCAGCCATGCCTGCATGGAGGCTCCTGCCAGGACCTGGTTGCTGGTTACCAGTGCCTCTGCAGCCCGGGGTATGAAGGAGTCCACTGTGAGCTAG AGACAGACGAGTGCCAAGCACAGCCCTGCAGAAATGGAGGCGCCTGCAGGGACCTTCCCGGGGCTTTCATCTGCCAGTGCCCTGAAGGTTTTGTTGGAATCCACTGTGAAACAG AGGTGGATGCCTGTGCCTCCAGCCCCTGCCAGCACGGAGGCCGCTGTGAGGACGGTGGTGGGgcctacctgtgtgtgtgtccagagggCTTCTTTGGCTACAACTGTGAGACAG TGAGTGACCCCTGCTTCTCTAGCCCCTGTGGGGGCCGCGGCTACTGCTTGGCCAGCAACGGGTCCCACAGCTGTACCTGCAAAGTGGGCTACACAGGCAAGGACTGCACCAAAG AGCTCCTCCCACCAACAGCCCTCAGGGTAGAAAGGGTGGAGGAGAGTGGGGTCTCCATCTCCTGGAGCCCACCTGAGGGCTCCACGGCCAGGCAGGTACTGGATGGCTATGCGGTCACCTATGCCTCCTCGGACGGATCTTCCCGGCGCACCGACTTCGTGGACCGGAGCCGCTCCTCTCACCAGCTTCGGGCCCTAGCAGCCGGTCGTGCCTACAATATCTCCGTTTTCTCAGTCAAGAGAAACACgaacaacaaaaatgacatcaGCAGGCCTGCAGCACTGCTCACCCGCACCC GACCCCGCCCTATTGAAGACTTTGAGGTCACCAACATTTCAGCCACTGCCATCTCAGTGCAGTGGGCTCTTCACAGGATCCAGCATGCCACCGTCAGCAGGGTCCGAGTGTCCATCCTCTATCCCGAGGCCTCTGCGGTCCAGTCCACTGAGGTGGACAGGAGTGTGGACCACCTCACATTTGG GGACCTGCTGCCAGGGAGAAGGTACAGTGTGAGGCTAACCACCCTCAGTGGGCCTGGAGGAGCCGAATATCCTACTGAGAGCCTGGCTTCAGCTCCGCTGAACGTGTGGACCC GACCTTTGCCTCCAGCAAACCTGACTGCCTCTCGAGTCACAGCTACCTCTGCCCATATGGTCTGGGACAACCCTGCTCCAGGTATCTCACTGGAGGCTTATGTCATCAATGTGACCACCAGTCAGAGTACCAAGAGCCGCTACATCCCCAATGGGAAGCTGGTGTCCTATACGGTGCGTGATCTGATGCCAGGTCGACGGTACCAGCTCTCAGTTACAGCTGTGCAGAGCACAGAGCAGGGCCAGCTGCACAGTGAGCCTGCGCACCTCTACATCATCACCT ctcccagggatggcactgagAGACGCTGGCACCAGGGAGGACACCATTCACGGATGCTTAGAAATAGGCCAGCCCCTGTGCGCCTGCCAGAGCTGCGCCTGCTCAATGACCACAGTGCCCCTGAAACACCAACTCAGCCACCCAG GTTCTCAGAGCTTGTAGACGGAAGAGGAAGAGTGAGTGCCAGGTTTGGTGGCTTGCCCAGCAGAGCAGTAACTGTGAGATCAC AACCCACCACCCCGGTGCCGCTCAAGAACACAGAGGCCCCTGAGCAGGTCCATCTGGCCCTCCAACTacccaagaacagcagcaaagaCACAGAAA CTAGCCCTGGCAGCTGTTCAGAAGACGTCTGTCAGAATGGAGGCACCTGTGTCCCCGGTGCCAGTGCCCACAGCTGTGACTGCAGGCCTGGGTTCAAAGGCAGACACTGTGAGCTTG CCTGTGAAAAAGTGCCTCGCCCCTGCACACGGCTGTTCTCTGAGACCAAGTCATTTCCTGTCTGGGAAGGAGATGTCTGCCACCATGT
- the Sned1 gene encoding sushi, nidogen and EGF-like domain-containing protein 1 isoform X2, with the protein MAEVETTTNVGVPGRWAFRIDDAQVRVGGCGHTTSVCLVLRPCLNGGKCIDDCVTGNPSYTCSCLAGFTGRRCHLDVNECASHPCQNGGTCTHGVNSFSCQCPAGFKGPTCELAQSPCDNKVCQNGGQCQAESSSAVCVCQAGYTGATCETDVDECSSDPCLNGGSCVDLVGNYSCICVEPFEGPQCETGSSLVPSPCLSNPCQNGGTCVDADEGYVCECPEGFMGLDCRERILNDCDCRNGGRCLGANTTLCHCPPGFFGLLCEFEVTATPCNMNTQCPDGGYCMEYGGSYLCVCHTDHNISHSLPSPCDSDPCFNGGSCDAHEDSYTCECPRGFHGRHCEKARPHLCSSGPCRNGGTCKETGDEYRCTCPYRFTGRHCEIGKPDSCASGPCHNGGTCFHYIGKYKCDCPPGFSGRHCEIAPSPCFRSPCMNGGTCEDLGTDFSCHCHPGYTGHRCQAEVDCGHPEEVKHATMRFNGTRMGSVALYTCSPGFSLSALSHMRVCQPQGVWSQPPQCIEVDECRSQPCLHGGSCQDLVAGYQCLCSPGYEGVHCELETDECQAQPCRNGGACRDLPGAFICQCPEGFVGIHCETEVDACASSPCQHGGRCEDGGGAYLCVCPEGFFGYNCETVSDPCFSSPCGGRGYCLASNGSHSCTCKVGYTGKDCTKELLPPTALRVERVEESGVSISWSPPEGSTARQVLDGYAVTYASSDGSSRRTDFVDRSRSSHQLRALAAGRAYNISVFSVKRNTNNKNDISRPAALLTRTRPRPIEDFEVTNISATAISVQWALHRIQHATVSRVRVSILYPEASAVQSTEVDRSVDHLTFGDLLPGRRYSVRLTTLSGPGGAEYPTESLASAPLNVWTRPLPPANLTASRVTATSAHMVWDNPAPGISLEAYVINVTTSQSTKSRYIPNGKLVSYTVRDLMPGRRYQLSVTAVQSTEQGQLHSEPAHLYIITSPRDGTERRWHQGGHHSRMLRNRPAPVRLPELRLLNDHSAPETPTQPPRFSELVDGRGRVSARFGGLPSRAVTVRSQPTTPVPLKNTEAPEQVHLALQLPKNSSKDTETSPGSCSEDVCQNGGTCVPGASAHSCDCRPGFKGRHCELACEKVPRPCTRLFSETKSFPVWEGDVCHHVYKKVYKVHQDVCFKERCQSTSIKKPKQETK; encoded by the exons ATGGCTGAGGTGGAGACCACCACCAACGTGGGCGTGCCCGGCCGCTGGGCGTTTAGAATCGATGATGCCCAGGTGCGCGTGGGGGGCTGCGGCCATACAA CctctgtgtgcctggttctgcgTCCATGCCTCAATGGTGGCAAGTGCATTGATGACTGTGTCACAGGCAATCCCTCCTACACCTGCTCCTGTCTCGCTGGCTTCACAGGGCGGAGATGCCACCTGG ATGTGAACGAGTGTGCTTCCCACCCCTGTCAGAATGGTGGGACCTGTACCCATGGTGTCAACAGCTTCAGCTGCCAGTGCCCAGCCGGCTTCAAGGGACCCACCTGTGAATTGG CCCAGTCTCCATGTGACAACAAAGTATGTCAAAATGGTGGCCAGTGCCAGGCAGAGAGCAGCtctgcagtatgtgtgtgtcaggCTGGATACACTGGAGCCACCTGTGAGACAG ATGTGGATGAATGCAGCTCTGACCCATGCCTGAATGGGGGATCATGTGTGGACCTGGTTGGAAACTACAGCTGTATTTGTGTGGAGCCCTTCGAGGGACCTCAGTGTGAGACAG GAAGCTCCCTGGTGCCTTCGCCCTGCCTCTCCAACCCCTGCCAGAACGGGGGCACCTGTGTGGATGCTGATGAGGGATACGTGTGTGAATGCCCTGAAGGTTTCATGGGCTTGGACTGCAGAGAGA GAATCCTCAATGACTGTGATTGCCGGAATGGAGGCAGATGCCTGGGTGCCAATACCACGCTCTGCCACTGTCCTCCAGGCTTCTTTGGGCTTCTCTGTGAATTTG AAGTCACAGCCACGCCCTGCAACATGAACACGCAATGCCCAGATGGAGGCTACTGCATGGAGTATGGCGGAAGCTACCTATGTGTCTGCCACACAGACCATAACATCAGCCACT CTCTGCCATCGCCCTGCGACTCAGACCCTTGCTTTAATGGAGGTTCCTGTGACGCCCACGAGGACTCCTACACGTGCGAGTGTCCTCGTGGATTCCACGGAAGGCACTGCGAGAAAG CCCGGCCACACCTGTGCAGCTCAGGGCCCTGCCGGAATGGAGGCACATGCAAGGAGACGGGCGACGAATACCGCTGTACCTGCCCATATCGATTCACTGGGAGACACTGTGAGATTG gaaagccagactCCTGTGCCTCTGGCCCCTGTCACAATGGTGGTACTTGTTTCCACTACATTGGCAAATACAAGTGTGATTGCCCTCCAGGCTTCTCTGGACGTCACTGTGAGATAG CCCCTTCACCCTGCTTCCGGAGCCCATGTATGAATGGAGGTACCTGTGAGGATCTAGGAACAGATTTCTCCTGCCACTGCCATCCAGGGTATACAGGGCACCGGTGTCAGGCAG AGGTGGACTGTGGTCACCCTGAGGAGGTGAAGCATGCTACCATGCGCTTCAACGGAACTCGCATGGGCTCAGTGGCCCTGTACACATGTAGCCCCGGCTTCAGCCTGAGTGCCCTCAGCCATATGCGTGTCTGTCAGCCACAAGGTGTCTGGAGCCAGCCTCCCCAGTGCATTG AAGTAGATGAGTGCCGGTCTCAGCCATGCCTGCATGGAGGCTCCTGCCAGGACCTGGTTGCTGGTTACCAGTGCCTCTGCAGCCCGGGGTATGAAGGAGTCCACTGTGAGCTAG AGACAGACGAGTGCCAAGCACAGCCCTGCAGAAATGGAGGCGCCTGCAGGGACCTTCCCGGGGCTTTCATCTGCCAGTGCCCTGAAGGTTTTGTTGGAATCCACTGTGAAACAG AGGTGGATGCCTGTGCCTCCAGCCCCTGCCAGCACGGAGGCCGCTGTGAGGACGGTGGTGGGgcctacctgtgtgtgtgtccagagggCTTCTTTGGCTACAACTGTGAGACAG TGAGTGACCCCTGCTTCTCTAGCCCCTGTGGGGGCCGCGGCTACTGCTTGGCCAGCAACGGGTCCCACAGCTGTACCTGCAAAGTGGGCTACACAGGCAAGGACTGCACCAAAG AGCTCCTCCCACCAACAGCCCTCAGGGTAGAAAGGGTGGAGGAGAGTGGGGTCTCCATCTCCTGGAGCCCACCTGAGGGCTCCACGGCCAGGCAGGTACTGGATGGCTATGCGGTCACCTATGCCTCCTCGGACGGATCTTCCCGGCGCACCGACTTCGTGGACCGGAGCCGCTCCTCTCACCAGCTTCGGGCCCTAGCAGCCGGTCGTGCCTACAATATCTCCGTTTTCTCAGTCAAGAGAAACACgaacaacaaaaatgacatcaGCAGGCCTGCAGCACTGCTCACCCGCACCC GACCCCGCCCTATTGAAGACTTTGAGGTCACCAACATTTCAGCCACTGCCATCTCAGTGCAGTGGGCTCTTCACAGGATCCAGCATGCCACCGTCAGCAGGGTCCGAGTGTCCATCCTCTATCCCGAGGCCTCTGCGGTCCAGTCCACTGAGGTGGACAGGAGTGTGGACCACCTCACATTTGG GGACCTGCTGCCAGGGAGAAGGTACAGTGTGAGGCTAACCACCCTCAGTGGGCCTGGAGGAGCCGAATATCCTACTGAGAGCCTGGCTTCAGCTCCGCTGAACGTGTGGACCC GACCTTTGCCTCCAGCAAACCTGACTGCCTCTCGAGTCACAGCTACCTCTGCCCATATGGTCTGGGACAACCCTGCTCCAGGTATCTCACTGGAGGCTTATGTCATCAATGTGACCACCAGTCAGAGTACCAAGAGCCGCTACATCCCCAATGGGAAGCTGGTGTCCTATACGGTGCGTGATCTGATGCCAGGTCGACGGTACCAGCTCTCAGTTACAGCTGTGCAGAGCACAGAGCAGGGCCAGCTGCACAGTGAGCCTGCGCACCTCTACATCATCACCT ctcccagggatggcactgagAGACGCTGGCACCAGGGAGGACACCATTCACGGATGCTTAGAAATAGGCCAGCCCCTGTGCGCCTGCCAGAGCTGCGCCTGCTCAATGACCACAGTGCCCCTGAAACACCAACTCAGCCACCCAG GTTCTCAGAGCTTGTAGACGGAAGAGGAAGAGTGAGTGCCAGGTTTGGTGGCTTGCCCAGCAGAGCAGTAACTGTGAGATCAC AACCCACCACCCCGGTGCCGCTCAAGAACACAGAGGCCCCTGAGCAGGTCCATCTGGCCCTCCAACTacccaagaacagcagcaaagaCACAGAAA CTAGCCCTGGCAGCTGTTCAGAAGACGTCTGTCAGAATGGAGGCACCTGTGTCCCCGGTGCCAGTGCCCACAGCTGTGACTGCAGGCCTGGGTTCAAAGGCAGACACTGTGAGCTTG CCTGTGAAAAAGTGCCTCGCCCCTGCACACGGCTGTTCTCTGAGACCAAGTCATTTCCTGTCTGGGAAGGAGATGTCTGCCACCATGT